A stretch of DNA from Toxotes jaculatrix isolate fToxJac2 chromosome 15, fToxJac2.pri, whole genome shotgun sequence:
TTCTTGCTGTCTCTGAATCAGATACTGAAGCCATGGCAACAGCTTTACAGTAATGACAACTTTACTACCAGTGTGGTGGGGGCTGACTAAAATGTAGCGTTGGATCATCATATTACAGTGTGGATACAAAGGCAGAGAACAGTGGGTGCCAACTACAACACAAAATGCTGCATAGACTAATCTAAAAGCCTCTGTGTTACTCAAATGCTTTCGTCAGAACAGCCCTACTTATTAAACAAACTTTAATCTAGATGCTTGAAAAAGCATTTTTGTGCTGACCAAGTATTGATGGTATCTCAGAGAAAAGCAGACAACTATGGATGCTTGAAACGGAAACTAAAACATGTCTCCCTTCACTCGTGAAATACGTGATAACACTACTGCTGATGACAGCAAGATGACTGCTGTCTACACTTTCAAGGACTAAAAGTGATTAGTGGTAACTCTGCAAATATCATCAGAATGGCCTGTTACTACTGCCAGTCACCAGCTACTGCAATTACACTTTTAAATGTCTGACTAAAACAAAGCCACAGGAAATGAATTAAAGTTTTTTAATCTGCCTCTTTTCTCTGGCACAGCTATTTGGATATATTAGCTACAACTAAATGTAAATTCAAAACAGAAATGGCAACACAATCAAAACGATCCTTATGAGTGGAAAGCCCTTTGATGTTTTGACAATCAGCTGAAACTCTAGACACTGCTTTCAATGATAAAGCAATAACCATAATGatctgcttttcatttgttgatttgtttggcTTTCTTTGAGAGGTTAAAGCGGCTGTATCCATAGTAACTATTACTTAGCAACAAAATTCACAGAGATGTGTCTGAACTGCAAACCGTTGTGGAGAAAGCAGTAAAAAAGCACCGAGCATCTTTTCAACTCTGCCATGCATTTTGTGATTGGAGAGAAACTCAAACATGTACGGcacagatcttttttttaacaccactTCATTAGAGCCAGCCATCAGAAGGATGCTAACGATGGTACACAGGGAAATGAATAACACATACCAGACAGGGTAAACTCCGAGTCTGGAACTTATGAAGAGAACTGCAAACATTGCAAACAGGAGGTTGCACAGAATCTGACATTTGGCATAGTTGGCCATCTTGGCAGCctaggataaaaaaaacaaaaaaaaaaccaattcATTTTTATCATGATGAAACAACTTGAAATGTTTCTGACAGCATAAGATTTAGAAAACTCTTGTTTCCAGCTTTATTGTGAGTATAACTAATCATAACCTAAAGAGTGTGTTGAAAAACATTGTACCTATATGAGAGAGTGTTCACAACATGAGAGTTTAGAATATGAGAATTCAGATGAAGATGTAAATTCCAAACAGTCCACCCACACAACCAGCCAGCTTTGCCTCTATATGCCCATCTGTCCATCTACAGCAGTTAATTCTCTCGCCCATCCTCACCTCTATCAGCACGTCGGCTGCATCATGGAGACACATGACCAGAGTTCCCACTCGTGCCATGTTGTTCACGTAGGAAAAGGTGATGAGGGAGATTGTTGCCACGTGGTGCAGGAACATGATCAGGAAATCCTGGGGGACAGAGTTGTCAAGGAAATGTCACACGACTACAGAAAGTACATTTAAGACTGCTCCACGGCTGTTTGAGTCACTGCATGCAGGACAGACCCAGTGCTTGTAGTACAGTACATATGTGATACAGTGACATGACTAAAATGGACATGACTAACTGTGGGCACACATGCtggctttgtgtgtttacactgatgaaaattcagtattttcaaaatgacaagGCCCGCACTGCTGACTAATATAAACTTGATTTGTGGAACCATGGTGTGGGAGCATATTTTCAAAACTGGTGGAAGAAGcacataaacatgtttatgtttccaTAACTTTGAAATGTGCTTTGCCCAAGTTAGTAGCCGTGCATGTGATTATTATGTGGAACATTGTcttccaaaataaaaaccttttgGTGAGGCATGTTCATCATGTGCCACTGTGATTGGCAAAGCTATTGAAAAGATATAAAAAAGTTATGACAAGACAATGATTAATCACCACTTTTATAAATATAGCAAGTACATCCTTGATGTCCGAGCCTTCTGTCATTGTGTCAAACTGTAACATAGCTAtctcaaaatatttttcaaaagcaAGTGGTGGAGGAACATTCAGAtcatttactgaagtaaaagtagtaataccacaatgtaaaaatactccattacaagttaAAGTGCTGGATTGAAAATGTTTCTTAAATCTTATCTGTTATAAGTGGTTGTGGTATGAATTTCTGTACTATTGGTTAGTTTGATCTAAAACaatacatcatattttataatatcatatgctttgtatttttaatttaaatcttaATATGTAAAGTAACTATAGATGCTAGATAAATATAGTGGAATAAATATAATTAAGGACATATTTATCTGTGGGCTGTAGTGGAATGGAAGTATAAAGTGGCGTGAAATGAAACTACTCAGGTAATGTACAAATTTAAGTACAGCGCTTGGGTTGTTTAGTTTGTACTAAAACAATAACTACTGCGGCTACAGTAAATATCCCGTCAAAATATACAACAGTGTAGCTTTGGTCCCGTCTTGGTGAGCAATTATGTTTTGAATGGAACTCCAGGTGACTAAGGATGCAGACAGGTGGCATGGGGAAGCATTCCTCTAGCAAATCTTTAGCTACTGAAATGTCTCAGCTTAAAATGGCTAAAACCAGTAGAAAACCAGCCAAAGAATGAGAAGGAGGATGAGAAGGAAGAGCAATGATGCAAGATAGAGAATGAAAGCAAGGCGAGAGTGTGCAGGGAGAACATACTGGAATTGGCAGGGGGTGCAGATGACCTCCTCAGTGTAGTACTGTGCATGAAAAAActgaaaggagaaacaaaaacagacaacatgCCAACAGTCAACAAAGAGATGACAGAGTGAAGGCATACACAGCATGGCATCATGGGGGCTGCTGTGAGTGCAGTGAGTGGAGTGTGCTGTGAAGAGGGCAGAGCTGGGGATGGACTGGAGACAGGAGTAAGCTCATGGCTGGAAGGCATGCAAATTGACAGTTAATGAACCAAAAACGTGGccacttttatatatatatgtacatatacaaaaaagaaagtgagttGAAATTGGTTGTTGCCCATGAAGAATGTTTGTACTGGAACTGAATCTCAGTTCTTACAAACACTGACCAAGATGGACCATTCAAACCCTGTTTACAATATGATGTACGTAATACATATCTAGTATAAACTTTATGGTTAATGACATTTGATACTAAACATTATGTCTCACTGGTTAATACATGAAAAAGACATAACAGTTACATGTAAGtacttgtaaatgtatgtgtgtgtgtatgtatcagTTATGGATTATTTTATCATCctattgttattatcattattattatattatctaTTTATCTACTTTCTTCAGTATTAAGTATGGCTGGGCAAGATAATTAGGTCCTCTGTATTATGTGTCCCACAGGTACAAGttctttaaatatatatttacattaataTGTGAAGTAATCTGCTGAGTGGACTAGACAAAAGCCTTTAATTAAGCAAAACAAACTCTGCACCAACTAATGTCTGgggaaagtcaaaaaaagttatttttttatgaagtttgACTGTGAGTCCAATTTTTGAATGTTCTGAAAAACTGCTAATCCTTTTTACCTCCACAGTGTTTTGTTATTTCACACACCAGCGAGAACAACACTGAGGCAGAGAGCAAATCTTCATAAGCAAAAATATTATGCAGTCATGGTTACACTTAGAAAAGAGACAGTCAAGATAGCTTGCGATAGTACTACTTCCATggcaaaaacagaacagaattgTCTGGTTTCAGCATGAAAAAGTGACTAAAAGTGTCACTTTTTGCCCTTCAGTAGATCTTTTCAACAAACAATGGTCCATGTTATTAGAGATGCATAATGCATGTCTCTTACCTTCCTCTTGATGTCTGTGAACTGGGAAAAGAGTAAGGACAGATAGAAGGACAGCTCCAGTATGTAGTAATAATGGATGTCCCCAGTCAGTGgctgcataaacacacaaagcaacagggttaaaatacatatttgagAAGTAGGAGTTTAGGTAATGCAAGTCATCTTTCTGTATCATGAAAACTTGTACCTGGTAAGGATAGTTGTACCAGCACTCTTTAGTGTTCCATAACCATGGAgtctgcagaaaatgaaaacagtgacttcaaataaatacattttaacctatatgaaacaaataaaactagACTATattctgaaatataaaatatcataaaactgaaaatcaaaCTACTAAAGTTAAGACAGTTCTGTGATAGAGTTTAATGTAAAAACTCCAGGGACAACGATGACAGTAAGCCAAATATTTTGTATTCCATCCCTGACAAAATCTCATATGTTGTATTtcataaaaataatacaatgtTGTCGattaaccaaaacaaacaaaagatttttTAAGGAAAATTGGCTTAAATCCTTTCAATAAAACCTAGAAAGAGCAGGCTCCATTAACTGCAACATCAATGCAGTGTTACGCTGTTCCCACACATACAGCTGGAGTTCAATCTTTCCTTGTCATTTAACATCTAACACATGGATATCAGTGTGACAGCTGAAAAATGAATAATCCCCTTGATGGATTCTGAATGAAATCAAAGTGGTTTATAAAATACTGAACAAATGTTATAAGAGATTTTCTTACAGCCCCTACTTTGACGTACAAGGAAACGGGATTACCAAGGAACCAAAGGGGTTTATCCGCATATGAAGTCCtgagtaatgacataatgatatgaggacaaaaagagaaactgtaaCTGTGATACTAAAGAATGTGTTATAAGCAAACAGTGACCCATCATTGAGTTTATGTCTTCTGCACTCCTCTCCAGACCTGCTCTATTAATAAACCCCACAGAGACTGGAGCCTGCAGCAGGGACTGCCAGGGAATGAACTATTTTCACAAAGTGCTTTGTCATGCAACTTGTTTCTTTGAGAGATTTTCCCCTTTCTGCTACCTCAACTTCTGCTCTGGTGATTATACtacttaatgttttttttccatgaatatATGTATGAAATACATATGAATACATCTCAGAGTTGGCATTATGTTTGTTAGGTGGGTTAACATGCTCTAACTACCGTTAGCTGCAAATGCTAACCCACACGAAGGATAAGCTAGTCCCAGAAAAAATATTAAGCAAACACCAGCTGTTGCTTGGTTTGTACTTTACAGGCAAAAATTAGGTTACAAGTGTTATAAAAGTAAAGTACTGTCATTGTGTTGTATATTGGCAGTTATTCCATTCATAAAGATTtgaaacacagagataaaacatCAAGTGTAAAGCATGCTAACTTTCGAAGCTAAAGTGGCACATAGTGTTCAAGTGTTGCCATTTTTCACTGGCACAAAACAGGCATAAAATTATTCAAGAGGTATTTTTTAAAGCCatattttactgtaaacacCTATTTACACACAGATTGGAGAGGTCAGTTGTATCCATATAACCATAACATAGTAATTTCGTCCACAGAACAGTAAGACTAATTGTAATGAATGGAAAGTTTAAAAAGTAGCTGTAAACAGGGACTATAGTCATCTCAGCTGTTACCATTTTGCCAACAGTCACTGGGATGTGCCAATTCAAGTAACTATTGAAATCTGACATCCAGTAATAGTACAGACTGTATGAACATTGACTTCCAGCAGTTGACATTCAGttcaaaagaaagagaaatcatCACTGAGTACCATTGGAGTACCAACTGGATTGCCTGTTTAGTGGATGGCATTATTTATCATAAGAAGTGCTTAATTTGTCAGCAGCTTCCCCCTTACCTTGAAAGATCCTTATGAGATCCATTATTAATGAACACTCTTTGTACTGGGCTGTATTGAAAATCTTCTTTATAAACTTGGCTCCTTACACAATAACTTACATTTTTATCTCCAAATCTCATGACTAGCCATCATTGTATTCAGAAACCACAAGACTTTCATGCCGACCATGAACCTCCATACTCTTTGATCTGTGGAAAATGGCTTCTGACCTCAATGACTCATACTAACTTTAACAGTCATAACAGGAGTCTGGTGCTCATTTGTCTGTAAGTAAAACTTACCTTTTTAAGGAAACGCACTCCATAGgtaaatatatatagatagaatGTAAATCTCCAcctgaaagaaataaagaaaaacataagaCATGACAGCAAGAATGAAAGCTCTAGAATAATTTACATactttttttcagtcttaaaaATTTGTTGTCAGGCATATAATAACCTTGAAAAATGTTGGGTATATCTGGCTGCCCCAGCGGGGGCTAAGTGTTGGGCATACCCCAAACTTAAAACTGCAGGTGTGAAAAAAGTAGCCCTCAGCTAAGCAGTGTGTTTGCAATTTACATTTGTTCCTTTCATttggcttttctttctcttttcacatttttttccaaaatctATCTAAAGCTTTATGCAGTAATTTTAAAGCCACAAACGAATTAGTAGATTAGAGAGAGGAGCAAAGTGTTTTAATCAGCTCAGACCAGTTACTTAAGAATAATGGAGCTGCATCACATCCTGTAATTAAACACAATACACATTCCAATATGTAAACATTACCAGAGGATGTCTAAGTGAATACAGCTTGTACTGTATTCTACTTCTGTAGTTTGGTTTACAGGTGCATCCCACTGCGGCACACTATGTGGCTGTAATGCCTGTAATCAGAAATCTGAAGTGGTGTGAAGTCCTCTTGCTTCCCCACATCTTCAGTCCAGGGTGACTCACTGAAAATGGGACACTCACAGTGTCCACTCCCAGCCCAGCCTGCTCTGTGCTTTATATAACCCTGCACATAATTTACAGTAACCACAACTACACAATGGCAGGGAAAGTGATGATGAGGTCTGAGCTTACAGGCAGAGACGAAACTGCAACAGCTGACACTTCAGTGATCAAAGCCTTGCTGAGCAGGGAGATGAGAATATATACCCAACTCATAACATTCAGCAACTGGGAGGAAGGATTTAAGACTGGCCAACTAGCAAGTCCCCCTTTCTGCATAACTGTGGAAGTTGCATCAGACAAAAGCAAATGTCTTTATGCAGGGAACAAAAGCAAATTTGACTGCAAGGCCTGAATGAGAGAACCCCTGTTGTGTGTTCTTGAGCTGTCACAGGCTCTGACAGATTTGTCTCCAATTAGAATAAATGTTTTCCCATTGGTGCTTATATTCTAAGATATATACATGTAACCTTCAACTTCTGAATGCCATGTGATAGTTTCATGGAGTAAAACATGTGGAAGAGGAACAAAGCCCCTGTTTCACTCCCATGGCTGTGACAGAAGCTGCACAGCTTGTCATGTGAGACCAGGTTTTGCAGGTTGTGCCGTGTGGTTGTTCCAGCTGACCTCAAATCGAACGTATGATTTTTGACAGCATTTTGACAGCCACAGCctccaaacacaacatgacataAACACTTAAAAAGACAGCAGGGTAAATCCATATTAGCTTCCCAGCTCAGGCACATCCAACAGAGCGAGTCTGTGGATTTTTGTGCGAGATAATCAGCTGCCACTCTTAAATGAATACTGGAGAAATtattaacatgttaacatgtggCCTGTGGAAGCTGTCATTAACTGCTTTTTGTGCTTGATCAACTGTATTGTAAAACCAAATTAACTGGACAAGTCTACCTGGCACGCAGTAAAAACTGTTGCATGGCAACTGGTTCATCAAACCCGCAAGAGTCTGTTTCAAGTGCTGCTGAATTGCTGCTATATATGTACAATCACAATGACTCACAACGGCTTCCTGTGAATAGATTTTTTCCCCAAATTCAGGCACAGATGGTTTTTTTGTCATTCTGAGTTGTTTTCCATACACAGTGTTGATAAAGACGGGTTGTAGAGATATGAtgtgcttttaatttaattatctAAGGGCCACTGCAAGTAGTCAGTTGTAATTAATTAGTGCTGGTTAGTAACTGCGGTTAAAAGAATTAGGGTTATGTGTTATAATGAACTGGTCCTGCAAACAACTAACAAACTTTGATTTATATGACACTAGAAGAGTAAGTTTATGTAAGGAGTCTTGATACATAAAAACCCACCATCCTTTCATAATAGCTTGATTATACATTAATGAATCCTTCATGATATCTGATGAAACTGTGGGTTTTAAACTGGGACAGATCCACTGATTCCCATTAAACCAAAAGCACCTGCTTTGGCAGAACATTGCCTGAGGGAGGAAATAATTGTAGGGGGGCAGCTTTGATTTGATCAAAAACTAAGTAATCAGGTTGGCTTTATTCTGAGTGTAGCACCTAGCCTTGGAATAAAGTGATGAAAAGCAGGTCATGCTCATTTTATTCAACTTTGTCACTTCTCCAGGTTGGTAGCCTGAGCACCAGCTGACTGCAGCTGTTTGCTTTCAGATGGTTCAGCTTAACAATGAGTCATGACTGTCTGACTTTAATCAGAATTCAGTTGTGAAAAAGCCTTTATACATTCCCTTTTTGCTGTTAACTTGGCAGTAACAGATATATTACTCTTCAGGCAGTAGTAGCTGTCCTTCTCATCTTTCTGTAGTTGTCTAACTTGGTTTGATTACCAGGCATGATTTCAGATTGGCCAAATGAAAAAGCTTACTATTTTAATGTGGTGCCAGAAGACTGCAACTAATTTTAAGGAAAAACAGGGGTGTGGTTGTCCTCTCTCAAGAGCACATGTATATGGCTCATCTCACAGCATGCGTATGAGCATGAGCCGAACACAAACATGCTTATTAGTTGTCGGCTTGGTGTCTACTGAGCTGCTTCTAGGGAGGTGTGTTGTTTAAAGGTATGAAAATCATACACCTACGTATTGGTTAGAGGAAGAACAGTAATGAGGATATTACTAAACTTAGGTGCTATTAACAGCATGTTTCTCTAGAGGTAAAATGCCTAAATTCATTTTTAAGAATCTGTTGCAGGCTTTGGTTTTATATCTGATGAAAGTAAAGAAAAGGAGTGACAAATTTAGAGGGTATAGTAGTAGGGCATTACTTGTCAATAAAATGCAATGGAAAtgaatttgacattttgcaatGTCCACCCacctaaaaaaaatacaacaaactaacttaaaagaatagtttaacatttttagTTTAGCACTTTGGGAAATCCACTGATATTTAATACACCACATCTCATATTTCAAGCTATTTCATGGACTTGTCATCACAGTGACATTAGGCAAGTCACTGAGCCCAGCCAAGAAATAATGCAGCAAATAACCTCTCACAACCACAACTTATTGCTTTTATATGTTGTTttatatgttgttttgttttgtttaaacaaaaaagatataatgtgtgttaattagtgagcttcagaTGTATTTTGTtagctttggacagagccaggctagctggtTTCCCCCTGTGTCCAGTCTTTGTAGTAAGCTGAGGTAACTGGCTCCTGCTACATATTCCCTTCACAGACACAAGAGTGGTATAAATCTACTCATCTaaatctcagcaagaaagtaCAACTATACTTTAAAAGGTCCACTGTACATGgttgtattatatatatatattgcaaaAGGGAGAATGGTCTATCttacaataaaacatttgttaaaaacacattgaaAACCATTCCATTTCAGCATACATCAAATATTAACTGAGGCCAAAGATAGATattacaagataaaaaaaaattgtaactatATTTGATGGTATCAAGTCTTAAAATaccttgtctctgtgtcttaAGAAGCTGTGAATTGCATTATTTTTTGCTCATGATAATTTCTTTGTTCTCAGtgaaagcagagaagagaaaggacGGAAGAAGATGGGATCAGACAGCTGGGGCTGTTGAGGACATCAAAGCATGATCCTGCCGCAGCCTGTCCTAACTAAGGAAAACTGAAGAGAAGAGGGGTTCGCAGGTAAAACTACACTCTAAAAACTGTTCATAATTCTCATTTGGTCTCACGTTGTGGCTTTAAATATAATTCATTTTTCTACACACAACTTCTGCCACTGTGGTAAAATAATTCTGCTTTTATAAAGTCATTCTATGGTTTGTCTCTAGAATTGTTTCTTGCTACGATGGCAAAACACCTATTTGGAAAGCTTTCAGTTTCAACTGGCTACTGTAGGTTACTTGCTAAAAAAAGAATCAGTACTTGAACTTGTTGGAAGGGCTTTTTTTGCTGTACATCTGGGAAAAGGAGAGGCAGTAACAATAGGTGGTAAACAAACTACATGCAGAGTCTTCATTATTCCCGGAACAAATGTGTCTGTTACATACTGTCTGCATAATGAAATGAATACACAACAGATCAGCCATCCCGACAACTGAGAGACAAAGAATACTATCAGTCTGCAACAGCTGTGCATGAGGGCCTAATTAGAGCGCAGTCGCTGCTGGAAGGACTGAAGCCAGCCCCATTTGGAGAACTGCATCGTAAGCAACTGAGACAGACAACCTGGCCAAACTATTGCGAAGCCCAATGTCATCTGCAGTCAATTATGCTGTAGGCAGATAACGGCTTTGACGCAATTGTTGCTTAAACAGCATGAATGCCTGATAAGCATGTTTGAAAAGCCTGTACATATTCCAGAGAAGCACAAAACCGCTTTCTTCGTGTGTGTAAGAAATCAGGTTTGCTTTTTCAGATTCCTCTCAAAGGTTGTAATAGGAGTCCAGTGGTCTAATCAGCTAACACTGTCCTTCAGTGAGCAGCAGCCTCAGGCAGATCCGAAGATGTGAGGCTCCCTGTGTCTCAAACTGCCAGATTGGCTCTACTGGTGTCAGACATGACTCTGCTCTGACAGCCACACTCGCTCGTTGGCCTTTAACATCACACTGCTAAGTAACTACAATCTCCCTGATGGCAAACACTCTGCTGCAGATTAGCCAGTTCTCTATTACAGCCTGAGTGGGTTTGTTGGTCCCCACAGCACCACCAACATTCATGATGCAATCTTCCTAAGGCATGTAAGAGATGGTAACAGTTAACCACAACTGTAACCACAAAGTATCTTCATAATGGGTGGTAAAGGAAGCATTTCcacttcagtttttcagttttctttttaatcactGTAAACTAAATATTTGGGGGTCTCGATCTCGCAAAACAAGCAATGTAAAGATGTCATCTTGGAATATACtgttttttactatttttttgacatttcatagaaTATATGACTTCAGTTACTCAAGAATGAAATcgataatgaaaaaaataattgttaatgCCCTAATCACATTTAAATTACTGCTACCATTTGCCtaagtaaaacacattttttgtgaATATATGCTTTTAAGCAGCCATGTTATTTCCCTTAATTTCCATACAGTATGAAAATGAACTTGCAGATATATGAAACTTGCTGGCATGAAGTTATCTATCACTCTGAACATCACACCTGCTTTTACTACTGTCATGGTTGCGTTATTGATGAGTGGTAATACAGTGCAGCTTATTTAAATCAGTCTTCATTTAGAACTGTATCACCAACCAACAATATGATGTTCACAGTGATTACCTACCTGCATCAGGCAAGCCTGTGAAAGTTCATTTTCACAAACTTGGACGTTATTGTATGCAGAGAGAATGGCTTGCAGCCAAGTTAGATGTATGCTGTGCTATAATTTGCCTTACATGCTTTCGCAGAATCGAGCGAGAGTGCTGGGCTTCTCCTGGTTGCGCCGTTGTCTGAACCAGCGCTGGATGGTCCGCACATCCCAGTCGAGCTGCTTGGACAGGCCTTCCAATCTCTTCTCATCTGGGTGCTGGcaagataaaataaacacaccatATGTTAGATGGACCATTCATTCAGGCACAAATTATACAGGGATACAAATAGCAGCAAAGAGAACACTTGCACTACCTTGGTTATGGCAGTGAAAACCTTCTCAAGGATAGCGTTTGGTTGTGCTTTTTGTGGCCCGTTGGCTTGGATCTTCAGGCCCATTGCACATGGTCTTGCAATAAACCTGCAAGTAAACGATCAGGACACCATTGATCAACATCAAAATTATAGGTGCATCATTCATATTTAGAGTTGTGGACATATGGCATTTAGTAGTCAGGAggcacatgcatgtacataaaTTCACATGGGTTCAACACCTATACGTCCTATTATATGACAAACAGCATTCTGTTTGTCATATAATATTAACTTTTTAATTAACACACTGTATATTCAGGGATCAATTCAACACAAGAGTGGGGAGTTTAGTGGGGTTAAGGCCTCAGTCACTACTCCCTACAGACCCCTGACCCACATATGCATGAAGAGCATGACAAGCATTGCTGTGATTATCATGACTTTCTGCCTTACTGTGTAGTGATGATTATAGTCAGAGAGATGGTGATGCAACATGCACCCTACCACAACTGGGACagtagagttaaaaaaaaaagacaaacacccGGTTTATCAAAAAAGGAGTCTGTTCTCAGCATGGTGCTTTACTGAAAATTTGGGTTCGGGCTGAGAGGACAGTAAGTGGATTTGGGCAGGTAGGGTAACTTGGCTGCACCGTGTGTGCACTGACAAATGCATCAAACGCAGACAGCGCATAAATGCTGCGGGCCTGCAGAAAGAAGGATGGTCTGCCCTGGTGATTTGTGGGCTAACCAGATAAGATGCCATTGTTTAGGTAACAGACTGAGAAACATGGACAGCGGGGTGTGCTGCATCACTCACCGGAACATTTCATCGACATTACAAACCGTATCTCAGCCACCTGGATTATCGCATGTGCTTTAGACCCACCT
This window harbors:
- the cers6 gene encoding ceramide synthase 6 isoform X1 — its product is MAGILAWFWNERFWLPHNVTWADLKNTDEATFPQAEDLYLACPLAFCIFMIRLVFERFIARPCAMGLKIQANGPQKAQPNAILEKVFTAITKHPDEKRLEGLSKQLDWDVRTIQRWFRQRRNQEKPSTLARFCESMWRFTFYLYIFTYGVRFLKKTPWLWNTKECWYNYPYQPLTGDIHYYYILELSFYLSLLFSQFTDIKRKDFLIMFLHHVATISLITFSYVNNMARVGTLVMCLHDAADVLIEAAKMANYAKCQILCNLLFAMFAVLFISSRLGVYPVWILNTTLFESWEIVGPYPSWWVFNLLLILLQLLHSFWSYLIVKTACRAISRGKVGKWNPLHVSKDDRSDIESSSDEDDSPPPNQKHHSSATNGTNKNHGTNGYLTGAPYPDEH
- the cers6 gene encoding ceramide synthase 6 isoform X2 — protein: MAGILAWFWNERFWLPHNVTWADLKNTDEATFPQAEDLYLACPLAFCIFMIRLVFERFIARPCAMGLKIQANGPQKAQPNAILEKVFTAITKHPDEKRLEGLSKQLDWDVRTIQRWFRQRRNQEKPSTLARFCESMWRFTFYLYIFTYGVRFLKKTPWLWNTKECWYNYPYQPLTGDIHYYYILELSFYLSLLFSQFTDIKRKDFLIMFLHHVATISLITFSYVNNMARVGTLVMCLHDAADVLIEAAKMANYAKCQILCNLLFAMFAVLFISSRLGVYPVWILNTTLFESWEIVGPYPSWWVFNLLLILLQLLHSFWSYLIVKTACRAISRGKVSKDDRSDIESSSDEDDSPPPNQKHHSSATNGTNKNHGTNGYLTGAPYPDEH